In Nymphaea colorata isolate Beijing-Zhang1983 chromosome 3, ASM883128v2, whole genome shotgun sequence, a genomic segment contains:
- the LOC116250223 gene encoding probable xyloglucan endotransglucosylase/hydrolase protein 23 has product MAFSKYFPISMLALLCLSLFSVCVRADFYRDMTLTWGGPRAQILSGGSLLTLALDRGSGSGFQSKDEYLFGKIDMQIKLVPGNSAGTVTAYYLSSQGPTHDEIDFEFLGNLSGEPYILHTNVFAQGKGSKEQQFYLWFDPRADFHTYSILWNPLQIVFLVDGTPIRVFHNAESRGIPYPKNQPMRLYSSLWNADDWATRGGLVKIDWSKAPFTASYRGFAADACVANAGRSSCLNGPQKSWWAQSLDAGARLKMQWARKNYMIYNYCTDYKRFPQGFPPECSLEM; this is encoded by the exons ATGGCGTTCTCGAAGTACTTTCCCATTTCTATGCTTGCCCTTCTCTGCCTGAGCCTCTTCTCCGTTTGTGTCCGCGCTGATTTCTACAGAGACATGACCCTCACATGGGGAGGCCCAAGAGCTCAGATTCTGAGCGGTGGCAGTCTCCTCACACTTGCTCTGGACCGGGGCTCTGGCTCCGGCTTCCAATCCAAAGACGAGTACTTGTTCGGAAAGATCGACATGCAGATCAAACTCGTTCCCGGAAATTCAGCCGGCACGGTCACTGCTTATTAC CTTTCATCTCAAGGGCCAACACATGATGAGATAGACTTCGAGTTCTTAGGCAACTTGAGTGGAGAGCCCTATATCTTGCACACCAACGTCTTCGCACAGGGGAAGGGGAGCAAAGAGCAACAATTCTACCTGTGGTTCGATCCAAGGGCCGACTTCCACACCTACTCCATCCTGTGGAACCCTCTGCAGATAGT GTTTTTGGTTGACGGGACGCCGATCAGGGTGTTCCATAACGCCGAGTCCAGGGGCATCCCGTACCCAAAGAACCAACCCATGAGGCTCTACTCGAGCCTCTGGAACGCAGATGACTGGGCGACTCGAGGCGGGCTCGTAAAGATCGACTGGTCCAAGGCACCCTTCACAGCATCCTACCGGGGCTTCGCCGCCGACGCCTGCGTTGCTAACGCCGGCAGATCATCGTGCTTAAACGGCCCACAGAAAAGCTGGTGGGCGCAGTCGCTGGACGCTGGGGCACGGCTCAAAATGCAGTGGGCTAGAAAGAACTACATGATCTACAACTACTGCACAGACTACAAGCGCTTCCCTCAGGGCTTCCCCCCGGAGTGCTCCCTTGAAATGTGA
- the LOC116251484 gene encoding succinate dehydrogenase subunit 6, mitochondrial produces MAEGGDSLSPSWWQRFLDEKKEYWGERLAFLENYREIYGREKPLPKWSKSDVEEFIDSDPVNGPPLKLAREAAKISAVGSVIGAVSTAGFSWKYSKSPHGALLSLGFGAVVGWTFGQEIASHWFQLYKYDTMAAQLKFFDWWESKTERRS; encoded by the exons ATGGCGGAGGGAGGAGATTCGTTGTCTCCGTCTTGGTGGCAGAGATTCCTGGATGAGAAGAAGGAGTACTGGGGCGAGAGGCTCGCTTTCCTCGAGAACTACCGCGAGATCTACGGCCGGGAGAAGCCCCTTCCCAAATGGTCCAAATCCGACGTCGAGGAGTTCATCGACTCCGATCCTGTCAACGGCCCTCCG CTTAAACTTGCGCGGGAAGCTGCAAAGATATCTGCTGTTGGGAGTGTCATTGGGGCAGTATCAACTGCAGGCTTTTCTTGGAAGTATTCAAAAAGTCCACATG GTGCTCTGTTGTCTCTTGGATTTGGGGCAGTCGTTGGCTGGACCTTTGGTCAGGAAATTGCGAGTCATTGGTTTCAACTGTACAAGTACGATACCATGGCTGCTCAGCTCAAGTTCTTCGACTGGTGGGAGAGCAAAACCGAACGCCGTTCTTAA